From a region of the uncultured Desulfatiglans sp. genome:
- a CDS encoding GreA/GreB family elongation factor — protein sequence MSMRTIYITQYDLERLNQLIDDAEESISQDRHYLEKLEEELSHAEVVPPNEIPDNVVTMNSKVCLVDQESQEEKILTLVFPKDADISQGRISVLAPIGTAMLGYRTGSIFQWDVPAGKKHFKVAKILYQPEAAGDYHL from the coding sequence ATGAGCATGAGGACGATCTACATCACCCAGTATGACCTCGAACGTCTGAATCAGCTGATCGATGACGCCGAGGAATCCATTTCCCAGGACAGGCACTACCTGGAAAAGCTGGAGGAAGAATTGTCTCATGCCGAAGTCGTCCCGCCGAACGAAATCCCCGACAACGTCGTCACCATGAATTCCAAGGTTTGTCTTGTAGATCAGGAAAGCCAGGAGGAGAAGATCCTGACCCTGGTCTTTCCCAAGGATGCGGACATATCGCAGGGCAGAATATCCGTCCTGGCGCCGATCGGCACGGCCATGCTCGGATACAGAACCGGTTCGATCTTTCAATGGGACGTCCCTGCCGGGAAAAAACATTTCAAGGTGGCGAAAATCCTTTATCAGCCGGAGGCGGCCGGGGACTATCATCTCTGA
- the mreB gene encoding cell wall structural complex MreBCD, actin-like component MreB (Evidence 2a : Function from experimental evidences in other organisms; PubMedId : 14517265, 14573351, 15016371, 2687239, 3049542, 9298646; Product type s : structure), whose translation MPSKYSLTLSSNDLAIDLGTTNTSVYVQGKGIVLHEPSVIAISRNGGRDPKVLAVGNAAKQMIGRTPQKISALRPIRDGVIADFEIVGSMLRGLIALIDRRRGLVKPRVVMSIPTGITPVEKRAVRETALSAGAREVHLIEESLAAAMGAGLPFIEPTGSMIVDIGGGRTEVSVISLGGIVLSRSIRVGGDKMDEAILQYIKRKYNFLIGSSAAEAIKLAIGNAHPSTSPQSFEIRGRDLVSGIPGTLTIDSSDVRDALSEEIGAIVEMVRVTLERTPPELSADLIERGIVLTGGGALLKHLNLLLEEATGLPVILASDPFSTVILGCGKVLDDLDILRRIGYKPALASA comes from the coding sequence ATGCCCTCGAAATACTCGCTTACACTCTCCTCGAACGATCTCGCCATTGACCTTGGGACGACCAACACCTCTGTCTACGTGCAGGGAAAAGGCATCGTCCTCCATGAACCGTCTGTAATCGCCATCTCCCGCAACGGCGGGAGGGATCCCAAGGTCCTAGCCGTCGGGAACGCCGCCAAGCAGATGATCGGCCGCACGCCCCAGAAGATCTCGGCCCTTCGTCCTATCCGTGACGGGGTCATCGCCGATTTCGAGATTGTCGGGTCTATGCTCCGGGGGCTCATCGCCCTGATCGACCGCCGTCGCGGGCTTGTCAAACCGAGGGTCGTCATGTCGATCCCGACAGGCATCACACCGGTCGAGAAAAGGGCCGTTCGGGAGACCGCGCTGTCGGCCGGCGCCCGGGAAGTCCACCTGATCGAGGAATCGCTTGCCGCCGCAATGGGGGCCGGGCTGCCTTTCATCGAACCGACCGGGAGTATGATCGTCGATATCGGCGGGGGCCGAACGGAGGTCTCCGTCATTTCGCTCGGAGGGATCGTTCTCAGCCGCTCCATCCGCGTCGGCGGAGACAAAATGGACGAGGCGATCCTGCAATACATCAAAAGAAAATACAATTTCCTCATCGGAAGCAGCGCAGCCGAAGCGATCAAACTGGCGATCGGCAATGCCCATCCGTCCACTTCCCCCCAGTCCTTCGAAATCAGGGGACGGGACCTGGTCAGCGGCATCCCTGGCACGTTGACCATCGATTCGAGCGACGTCCGCGACGCGCTCTCGGAGGAAATCGGCGCCATCGTCGAGATGGTCCGAGTCACCCTGGAGCGGACCCCTCCCGAACTCTCGGCGGACCTCATCGAAAGGGGCATCGTTCTGACGGGCGGCGGAGCCCTTCTCAAACACCTCAACCTGCTCCTGGAGGAAGCGACGGGCCTCCCCGTCATCCTCGCCTCCGACCCCTTTTCGACTGTCATTCTCGGCTGCGGCAAGGTGTTGGACGACCTCGACATCCTGCGCCGCATCGGATACAAACCCGCACTGGCATCCGCCTGA
- the rplT gene encoding 50S ribosomal subunit protein L20 (Evidence 2a : Function from experimental evidences in other organisms; PubMedId : 10094780, 12809609, 3158742, 381019, 6317865, 8628231; Product type s : structure) codes for MPRVKRGFKARQRRNKLLKAAKGYRGGASRQLRTAKAAVNRARAYAYRDRKVRKREFRSLWIVRINAAARQNGISYSRLMGGLQKAGIELDRKVLADMAVNDPAGFTRLVGAIQ; via the coding sequence ATGCCAAGGGTAAAAAGAGGCTTCAAGGCCAGACAACGAAGAAACAAGCTCCTCAAGGCCGCAAAAGGCTACCGCGGCGGGGCGTCCAGACAGCTGCGGACGGCCAAGGCCGCTGTCAACCGGGCGCGCGCATACGCATACCGGGATCGCAAGGTCAGGAAACGGGAGTTCCGTTCGCTCTGGATCGTGCGGATCAATGCTGCGGCGCGGCAGAACGGTATTTCCTACAGCCGGCTCATGGGCGGGTTGCAAAAGGCCGGGATAGAGCTGGATCGGAAGGTGCTTGCCGACATGGCGGTCAACGACCCTGCCGGATTTACGCGCCTCGTCGGTGCTATTCAATAA
- the infC gene encoding protein chain initiation factor IF-3 (Evidence 2a : Function from experimental evidences in other organisms; PubMedId : 1457399, 1742345, 2954162, 330233, 6325158, 7705354, 9054966, 9614948; Product type f : factor) codes for MNDRIFAKNVRLISSDGTQLGILPVREALRTAKEEGLDLVEVAPNSDPPVCRIMDYGKFKYQASKKVQETRKKSRGLQVKEIKVRPNTEEHDLDVKVKNLIKFLEKKNRVKVTVTFRGREMAYIDAGVEVLKRVAEAVSEFGTVEEEPKREARNRMCLVIAPK; via the coding sequence GTGAATGACCGGATCTTTGCCAAGAACGTCAGGTTGATTTCTTCCGACGGCACCCAGTTAGGCATTCTGCCCGTGCGGGAGGCGCTTAGAACGGCCAAGGAAGAAGGCCTGGACCTGGTGGAAGTGGCGCCCAATTCAGATCCGCCCGTATGCCGGATCATGGACTACGGGAAGTTCAAGTATCAAGCCAGCAAGAAGGTCCAGGAGACTCGGAAGAAGAGTCGCGGCCTTCAGGTCAAGGAAATCAAGGTCAGGCCCAATACGGAAGAGCACGATCTGGATGTCAAGGTCAAGAACCTGATCAAGTTTCTTGAGAAGAAGAACCGTGTCAAGGTCACTGTAACCTTCCGGGGGCGCGAGATGGCTTACATCGATGCGGGCGTCGAGGTTCTGAAGCGGGTGGCTGAGGCGGTCTCCGAGTTCGGGACCGTAGAGGAAGAGCCGAAGCGGGAGGCGCGCAACCGGATGTGCCTGGTGATCGCTCCAAAGTAG
- the rpmI gene encoding 50S ribosomal subunit protein L35 (Evidence 2a : Function from experimental evidences in other organisms; PubMedId : 10094780, 3298224, 3542048, 6325158; Product type s : structure): MPKIKTNRGAAKRFKTTGTGKLARNRAYASHILTKKSTKRKRNLRKSALVDATNRKQLQRLLPYL; this comes from the coding sequence ATGCCGAAGATAAAAACCAACCGTGGCGCTGCCAAGCGTTTCAAGACCACGGGAACGGGCAAGCTGGCCAGAAACAGGGCTTATGCGAGCCATATTCTGACGAAGAAGAGCACGAAGCGGAAAAGGAACCTGCGCAAATCCGCACTGGTCGACGCTACCAACCGTAAACAACTGCAGAGGCTTCTGCCTTATCTCTAA
- a CDS encoding hypothetical protein (Evidence 5 : Unknown function), whose product MVEAAPEPMPDPEGCGGSFTFCLHIFSLFSIYIKIFPNDALSAFKEGKAFGHLEDRAGRAAWGWIGSRARGILRRVHQGVAEEVLGQDILILRIDDGAYGFMQF is encoded by the coding sequence ATGGTCGAAGCTGCCCCGGAACCCATGCCCGATCCGGAGGGTTGCGGCGGATCGTTTACTTTTTGCTTGCATATCTTTAGCTTATTTTCTATATATATAAAAATTTTCCCCAACGATGCCTTGAGCGCTTTTAAGGAAGGGAAGGCCTTTGGTCATTTGGAAGACCGTGCAGGGCGGGCGGCTTGGGGATGGATCGGAAGCCGCGCGCGCGGGATATTGAGGAGAGTGCACCAAGGTGTTGCTGAAGAGGTTCTCGGACAGGATATTTTAATTCTTCGTATTGATGATGGGGCATACGGATTCATGCAGTTTTGA
- a CDS encoding hypothetical protein (Evidence 5 : Unknown function) — MFPGSQDPKQPSGGQLGAVSIPGTKMKQEPGYFAGRTNKRPIFHSLPASEDRPRKETNHEHEDDLHHPV; from the coding sequence TTGTTTCCCGGCAGCCAGGATCCGAAACAGCCCTCGGGTGGGCAGCTGGGGGCGGTTTCCATCCCCGGAACCAAGATGAAACAGGAACCCGGCTATTTTGCCGGCCGAACGAACAAGCGGCCGATATTCCACAGTCTACCAGCGAGTGAAGACCGGCCCCGCAAGGAGACAAACCATGAGCATGAGGACGATCTACATCACCCAGTATGA
- the thrS gene encoding threonyl-tRNA synthetase (Evidence 2a : Function from experimental evidences in other organisms; PubMedId : 10319817, 10881191, 3086882, 6353409; Product type e : enzyme) — MSHHMESVSQPADESPEKREKQTAIEVLRASGVKSPERIVAVRVGGVLRDVSCPVGSAEDVAPVYLNSEEGLDILRHSTAHVMAMAVQSLFPGVKVTIGPAIEDGFYYDFDYERPFKEEDLPAIEERMKEIIREDLPFSREELPAEEAIRLFGEKGEAYKIELIEDLGEERVSLYTQGDFTDLCRGPHIPSTGMIKAFKLIKVAGAYWRGDEKRAMLSRIYGTAFADPKALKEYLRRLEEAKKRNHVKLGPQLGLFNTYEEIGAGLVVWHPRGMMLRYLLEDFEIKEHLKRGYEMVKGPEILKTELWQKSGHFDNYRENMYFTTVDEQSYGIKPMNCLSHMLIYRSRIRSYRDLPKRYFELGCVHRHERSGVLHGLLRVREFTQDDAHIICMPDQLNDEIKGVLAFVKDVMGIFGFEYELEISTRPEKSIGSDEDWELATNALKRAMDDNGLPYEINEGDGAFYGPKIDVKLKDALGRKWQCATIQCDFTLPERFDLVYIDQDGQRKRPVMIHRVILGAIERFIGILIEHYAGAFPVWLAPVQAVVLTVTDRNTPYAETVLSGLNAAGVRAKGDFRNEKLGFKIREAQMEKIPYMLIIGDKECEEEGVTPRLRSGENLPFMKVEDLVLRIQDETRRRG; from the coding sequence ATGAGCCACCATATGGAAAGTGTATCCCAACCGGCTGATGAGTCGCCCGAAAAACGGGAAAAACAAACGGCGATAGAGGTTCTGCGAGCCTCGGGGGTGAAGTCCCCGGAGCGGATCGTCGCGGTCAGGGTTGGCGGAGTGTTGCGGGACGTTTCCTGCCCCGTCGGCTCGGCGGAGGACGTGGCGCCGGTTTATCTGAATTCAGAGGAAGGTCTCGACATCCTTCGGCACAGTACGGCGCATGTGATGGCCATGGCCGTGCAGAGCCTTTTCCCCGGCGTGAAGGTGACGATCGGGCCTGCGATCGAAGACGGTTTCTACTATGACTTCGATTACGAGCGGCCCTTCAAGGAAGAGGACCTCCCGGCCATCGAAGAGCGGATGAAGGAAATCATCCGGGAGGATCTCCCGTTTTCGCGCGAGGAGTTGCCGGCTGAAGAGGCGATTCGGCTCTTTGGAGAAAAAGGGGAGGCCTACAAGATCGAATTGATCGAAGATCTGGGCGAAGAGCGTGTGTCCCTTTACACCCAGGGCGATTTCACGGATCTGTGCCGCGGGCCGCACATCCCTTCGACGGGGATGATCAAGGCCTTCAAGTTGATCAAAGTGGCCGGGGCTTATTGGCGTGGGGACGAAAAACGCGCCATGTTGAGCCGGATCTACGGGACCGCGTTCGCCGATCCCAAGGCGCTCAAGGAGTATCTGCGCCGGCTCGAAGAGGCAAAGAAACGCAATCATGTCAAGCTTGGACCGCAGCTCGGACTGTTCAACACCTATGAGGAGATCGGGGCGGGGCTCGTCGTCTGGCATCCGAGGGGTATGATGCTTCGCTACCTCCTCGAGGATTTCGAGATCAAGGAGCACTTGAAGCGCGGGTACGAGATGGTCAAGGGACCGGAGATCCTGAAGACCGAACTGTGGCAGAAGTCCGGACACTTCGATAACTATCGGGAAAACATGTATTTTACGACGGTGGATGAACAGTCCTATGGGATCAAGCCCATGAACTGCCTCTCTCACATGCTTATCTACCGGTCCCGCATTCGAAGCTACCGCGACCTGCCGAAGCGTTATTTCGAGCTGGGGTGCGTCCATCGCCACGAGCGCTCCGGCGTGCTGCACGGACTCCTGCGGGTGAGAGAATTCACCCAGGACGACGCGCACATCATCTGCATGCCGGATCAGCTGAATGATGAGATCAAAGGGGTCCTCGCTTTCGTCAAGGATGTGATGGGGATTTTCGGGTTCGAATACGAGCTCGAAATCAGCACGCGGCCTGAAAAATCCATCGGCAGCGACGAGGATTGGGAGCTGGCGACGAACGCCCTCAAGCGGGCCATGGACGACAACGGCCTGCCGTATGAGATCAACGAGGGGGACGGCGCCTTTTACGGCCCCAAGATCGATGTCAAACTGAAGGACGCCCTGGGAAGAAAATGGCAGTGTGCCACGATCCAGTGTGATTTTACATTGCCTGAAAGGTTCGATTTGGTTTATATCGATCAGGATGGGCAGCGCAAGCGTCCGGTGATGATCCATCGCGTGATCCTGGGCGCCATCGAACGGTTCATCGGTATTCTGATCGAACATTACGCCGGCGCGTTCCCCGTGTGGCTCGCTCCGGTTCAGGCCGTCGTGTTGACAGTGACCGACAGGAACACCCCCTATGCGGAGACGGTCCTCAGCGGTTTGAACGCCGCCGGGGTGCGTGCGAAAGGGGATTTCAGGAACGAGAAACTGGGCTTCAAGATCAGAGAAGCCCAGATGGAAAAGATCCCCTATATGCTGATCATAGGGGACAAGGAATGCGAAGAGGAAGGGGTGACTCCCCGGCTTCGCAGTGGTGAGAATCTTCCCTTCATGAAGGTGGAGGATCTCGTTCTACGTATACAGGATGAAACTCGAAGAAGGGGGTAG
- a CDS encoding putative transporter (Evidence 3 : Putative function from multiple computational evidences), giving the protein MWVRHAVKKETAPVLDGNSFLEIAAVLSLATLLGIVGQMLRQPLLIMFLATGILAGPSWLGIIQSYHEIELLAHMGIALLLFIVGLKLDLGLIRTTGPVALATGLGQIVFTSAIGFLIALALDIPPVDAAYVAVALTFSSTIIIVKLLSDKKEIDSLHGQIAIGFLIVQDIAAILALVALTTFGSPIAAGQSAWTGSLLIAAKGLGLLAFAAFMTRYVLPGLAMRLAYSQELLILFAIAWAVCLGAGGEWLGFSKEVGAFLAGVSLASTDYRDAIGARLTSLRDFLLLFFFIDLGARLEWTMVGSQVGAAGLFSVFVLVGNPLIVLGIMGFMGYRRRTAFLAGLTVAQISEFSLIVAALGLSVGHIAPETMGLITLVGVVTIFVSTYMILYSGPLYSLLSRPLKVFERRTPFRECAVDSAEGAPRLDVILVGLGTYGRGIAECLLRRRKTILGVDFDPQVLRTWRSRGVPVLYGDMTDPELHEHLPLNKARWVVSTVRSRHLDLELLHHLRDRGVESKVAVSAANEEEADLFKKEGAHVVFRPFADAAEQAADALTRSMEMLPKNIDWPIAFKEIRIRSGASAAGKTIQDIPLRSQTGVSVLAVSRAGRVLYEPGPDFQVYPGDRLVIMGPPDELQEAEDMLDQPVEDLDGERTDRFEIHEVRIGENSELGGRTLAELQFRQRYEGTVIGVIRGDQRITALRTTERLQPGDGLVVIGTAEAVKRLKGMEPL; this is encoded by the coding sequence ATGTGGGTGAGACACGCGGTAAAAAAGGAGACTGCCCCTGTGCTCGACGGCAATTCTTTTCTTGAAATCGCGGCTGTCCTGAGCCTTGCAACACTGCTCGGCATCGTCGGCCAGATGCTCCGACAGCCCCTGCTGATCATGTTCCTGGCGACGGGCATCCTTGCAGGGCCTTCGTGGCTGGGGATCATCCAGAGCTACCACGAGATCGAGCTGCTCGCGCATATGGGCATCGCCCTGCTGCTCTTCATCGTCGGGCTGAAACTCGACCTCGGTCTGATTCGTACGACGGGCCCGGTCGCTTTGGCGACGGGTCTGGGGCAGATCGTTTTCACCTCCGCGATCGGATTCCTGATCGCCCTGGCCCTCGACATCCCGCCCGTCGATGCTGCTTACGTGGCTGTCGCGTTGACCTTTTCGAGCACGATCATCATCGTCAAGCTCCTGTCGGACAAGAAGGAGATCGATTCGCTGCACGGCCAGATCGCCATCGGTTTCCTGATCGTTCAGGACATCGCCGCCATCCTGGCGCTGGTCGCGTTGACCACGTTCGGTTCGCCGATTGCGGCCGGTCAGTCGGCTTGGACGGGCTCGCTCCTGATCGCAGCCAAGGGGCTGGGCCTACTGGCCTTTGCGGCCTTCATGACCAGGTATGTCCTTCCAGGCCTGGCCATGCGGTTAGCCTATTCCCAGGAGCTTCTGATCCTCTTTGCCATTGCCTGGGCGGTGTGCCTCGGGGCGGGGGGAGAGTGGCTCGGGTTCAGCAAGGAGGTGGGGGCGTTTCTGGCCGGAGTCTCCCTGGCATCTACGGATTACCGGGATGCAATCGGGGCGCGATTGACCAGTCTGAGGGATTTCCTGCTGCTCTTCTTTTTCATCGATCTCGGGGCACGCCTCGAATGGACCATGGTCGGCTCTCAAGTGGGTGCAGCGGGCCTTTTTTCGGTCTTCGTCCTTGTCGGGAACCCGTTGATCGTCCTCGGGATCATGGGGTTCATGGGTTATCGGCGGCGCACGGCGTTCCTTGCGGGGCTGACGGTGGCCCAGATCAGCGAGTTCTCTCTCATCGTAGCGGCTCTGGGGCTCAGCGTCGGTCACATCGCCCCGGAAACCATGGGCCTGATCACGCTTGTGGGGGTTGTGACCATCTTCGTTTCGACGTATATGATCCTGTATTCAGGTCCGCTTTACAGTCTCCTGTCCAGGCCTTTGAAGGTGTTCGAAAGAAGGACGCCTTTCAGGGAATGCGCCGTCGACTCCGCCGAGGGAGCCCCACGGCTGGACGTGATCCTTGTGGGTCTCGGGACGTATGGGAGGGGGATTGCGGAATGCCTCTTGCGGAGACGCAAGACGATCCTGGGCGTCGACTTCGATCCGCAGGTCCTCAGGACCTGGCGCTCCCGGGGAGTGCCGGTGCTTTATGGTGATATGACGGACCCTGAGCTGCATGAACATCTGCCCCTCAACAAGGCTCGATGGGTGGTCAGCACGGTCCGTTCGAGGCACCTGGACCTCGAACTGCTGCACCATCTGAGAGACAGGGGGGTCGAGAGCAAAGTGGCGGTAAGCGCGGCGAACGAAGAGGAAGCGGATCTGTTCAAGAAAGAAGGCGCACACGTGGTCTTTCGGCCTTTCGCGGATGCCGCGGAGCAGGCCGCCGATGCCCTGACCAGGTCCATGGAAATGCTGCCCAAAAACATCGATTGGCCGATCGCGTTCAAGGAGATTCGGATCCGCTCCGGGGCGTCAGCAGCCGGAAAGACGATCCAGGATATCCCCCTGCGTTCGCAGACCGGGGTTTCCGTGCTGGCGGTGAGCCGGGCCGGGCGGGTGCTCTATGAGCCTGGGCCTGATTTTCAGGTCTATCCTGGTGATCGGCTGGTTATCATGGGGCCGCCGGATGAGCTGCAGGAGGCTGAGGACATGCTCGATCAACCCGTGGAAGATCTCGATGGGGAGCGGACCGACCGGTTCGAGATACATGAGGTCCGGATCGGCGAAAACTCGGAGCTGGGCGGCAGGACCTTGGCCGAACTGCAGTTCCGCCAGAGGTATGAGGGCACCGTGATCGGCGTCATCCGGGGTGATCAGCGGATCACCGCCTTGCGCACCACGGAGCGGCTGCAGCCCGGAGATGGTCTGGTCGTCATCGGGACTGCCGAAGCGGTCAAACGTTTGAAGGGGATGGAGCCTCTCTAG
- the pheS gene encoding phenylalanine tRNA synthetase, alpha subunit (Evidence 2a : Function from experimental evidences in other organisms; PubMedId : 1537809, 1959653, 2991205, 6317865; Product type e : enzyme), producing the protein MKEKLPVLEKEAREALARAADAGALEAFRIAYLGKKGLITALMKGLGAVAPEERPLLGKLANELKQRITQAYDEKRETIAASAGGPERFVDVTLPGREPPCGHYHPISLVVEEVCQIFARMGYRVVKGPNVELDYYNFEALNIPRDHPARDMQDTFYVTDNVVLRTHTSPMQVRVMESQAPPVSVIAPGKVYRRDSDVTHTPMFHQVEGLLVDRDVTFGDLKGTLTTFVHQMFGSGTELRFRPSFFPFTEPSAEVDIRCVICGGAGCRTCSQTGWLEILGSGMVDPNVYGFVGYDPEVYSGFAFGMGIERIAMLKYGIDDIQLFFRNDTRFLRQF; encoded by the coding sequence ATGAAAGAAAAACTTCCAGTCCTGGAAAAGGAGGCCCGCGAGGCGCTTGCCCGCGCGGCTGATGCAGGGGCCCTCGAGGCCTTCAGGATCGCCTATTTAGGCAAAAAGGGCCTGATCACGGCGCTCATGAAGGGGCTCGGCGCCGTCGCGCCTGAAGAACGGCCTCTGCTGGGCAAGCTGGCCAACGAGCTGAAGCAGCGGATCACGCAAGCCTACGATGAGAAGCGTGAGACGATTGCAGCGTCGGCCGGCGGGCCGGAGCGTTTCGTGGATGTCACCCTGCCGGGAAGGGAGCCGCCGTGCGGCCATTATCACCCCATCAGCCTGGTGGTCGAAGAGGTCTGCCAGATCTTTGCGCGCATGGGATATCGGGTGGTCAAGGGTCCGAATGTCGAGCTCGATTACTACAATTTCGAGGCCCTCAACATCCCCAGGGACCATCCGGCGCGGGACATGCAGGATACCTTCTACGTGACCGACAACGTCGTGCTGAGGACCCATACCTCTCCGATGCAGGTCCGGGTCATGGAAAGCCAGGCGCCGCCCGTCAGCGTTATCGCTCCGGGGAAGGTATACCGGCGGGATTCGGATGTGACCCATACCCCGATGTTCCATCAGGTGGAAGGCCTGCTCGTGGACCGGGACGTCACCTTTGGGGACCTGAAGGGCACGCTGACCACCTTTGTTCACCAGATGTTCGGATCGGGCACCGAGCTGCGCTTCCGGCCGAGCTTTTTCCCCTTCACCGAACCGAGCGCCGAGGTGGACATCCGCTGCGTGATCTGCGGCGGGGCCGGATGCCGCACGTGTTCCCAGACCGGGTGGCTGGAGATCCTGGGGTCGGGCATGGTGGATCCGAACGTGTACGGTTTTGTCGGCTATGACCCGGAGGTTTACAGCGGCTTCGCATTCGGAATGGGCATCGAGCGGATCGCGATGCTCAAATACGGCATAGACGATATCCAGCTGTTTTTCAGGAACGACACGCGTTTTCTGCGGCAGTTCTGA
- a CDS encoding hypothetical protein (Evidence 5 : Unknown function), with product MLAVLVGRVCGAGHPYKNYRYLMNSMAWTTIRHFFVRILKSSPKGEAFCPHPEAAIKLLK from the coding sequence TTGCTGGCGGTCCTGGTGGGACGGGTTTGCGGTGCTGGTCACCCATACAAAAATTACAGGTACCTCATGAACAGCATGGCCTGGACGACCATAAGGCACTTCTTTGTGAGGATACTAAAGTCTTCACCTAAAGGCGAGGCTTTTTGTCCCCACCCCGAAGCGGCAATCAAGCTGTTGAAATGA
- a CDS encoding Transcriptional regulator GerE family (fragment) — MPQRMDPHESKPQDLTARDRTGDRRSPEAALSAKTRELEERLKELDCLYGISRLIEKTGASIREILEGAAAILPSAWQYPEIACARVAVDSMTATSSRFRETPWFQSQPIKVGGRPVGHVAVFYCEKTPLEFEGPFLREERNLLNEVAETLGRVIERLKTEETLRQRERELAIKNQELQEVNTALKVLLRQREKDRAELEENVARNIKELILPHLSQFKAAGLSEGREKILEFIEESLKNVASGFQRRLTDICLGITPTELRVAELIRQGKTTKEIADLLNSSTRAVDFHRSNLRRKLQLKDRKTNLRSFLISIP, encoded by the coding sequence ATGCCCCAGCGAATGGATCCTCACGAATCCAAACCCCAAGACCTGACAGCCCGGGATCGAACCGGGGACCGGCGCTCCCCGGAAGCGGCCTTGAGCGCAAAGACGCGGGAGCTCGAAGAGCGCCTCAAAGAGCTCGACTGCCTCTACGGCATCTCCAGGCTCATAGAGAAAACCGGCGCTTCGATCCGGGAAATACTCGAGGGCGCCGCAGCCATCCTGCCTTCCGCATGGCAGTATCCGGAGATCGCCTGCGCCCGTGTCGCAGTGGATTCGATGACCGCGACATCGAGCCGCTTCAGGGAGACCCCCTGGTTCCAAAGCCAGCCGATCAAGGTCGGCGGCCGCCCTGTCGGCCACGTGGCCGTCTTCTACTGCGAAAAGACGCCCCTGGAGTTCGAGGGCCCTTTCCTGCGCGAAGAACGCAATCTCCTGAACGAGGTGGCCGAGACCCTTGGACGTGTCATCGAGCGGCTCAAAACCGAAGAAACGCTCCGGCAGCGAGAAAGAGAACTTGCCATCAAAAACCAGGAACTCCAGGAAGTCAACACCGCGCTGAAGGTCCTCCTGCGTCAGAGAGAGAAGGATCGGGCCGAACTGGAGGAAAACGTCGCAAGAAACATCAAGGAATTGATCCTTCCGCACCTGAGTCAGTTCAAAGCAGCAGGGCTGTCCGAAGGGCGGGAAAAGATCCTCGAGTTCATCGAGGAAAGCCTCAAAAACGTCGCTTCGGGCTTTCAAAGACGGCTCACGGATATCTGCCTCGGCATCACGCCCACCGAGCTGCGCGTGGCCGAACTCATCCGCCAGGGAAAAACCACAAAGGAAATCGCGGACCTACTCAACAGTTCGACGCGCGCGGTGGATTTTCACCGGTCCAATCTGCGGCGGAAACTGCAGCTGAAGGACCGGAAGACCAACCTGCGGTCCTTCCTGATCTCCATCCCCTGA
- a CDS encoding hypothetical protein (Evidence 5 : Unknown function), translated as MYPWSRKTACHGLRASYDACVVWMLALMKVHIGFSARRLSKADDACTAGHQGRICCIPAECSI; from the coding sequence GTGTATCCCTGGAGCCGTAAGACGGCATGCCATGGTCTTCGTGCTTCCTATGATGCATGTGTTGTATGGATGCTTGCCCTGATGAAGGTTCATATCGGATTCTCTGCTCGCAGGTTATCCAAAGCGGATGATGCATGCACTGCCGGTCATCAGGGTCGAATCTGTTGCATTCCGGCAGAATGCAGCATTTGA